The window GCTCACGGTTGAGGGGCTGTTCACTTTCCAGCCATCAGCAGGGATCGTTTGTGATGGCGTAGCTGAAACGACATTGCGGACAGTAAACAGGCGAATTTGATCGTCTTGTGCAGTGGCAATGGCTGTTTCTCCATTGTTCGTGGCTTCCAGTGGCCATTGCATATTGGATTGTCCAGATGCCAGCCACACTTCTCCAACGAGCACATCGTTAAACGTGAGGGTCGTTTCTCCCTCAACGGTGAGTTCAAATGGCCCGCCGGCTTCTTCAGGTGCCAGGACTACGCGCCATGTGCTGTCTGCTGAAGACGTAATTTCTGATTTCTGGTTGTTGAATCGTACCGTAATTTTGCTGTTGGGTGTAGCTTTACCCCATACATTAATATTGGCAGATCGCTGGAGCACCATGTGATCTGAAAACAGCGGCGGCATGACAATATGTGATGCTGGTGGTGCAAGTTGACAGCCAGCCAGTAAAATAAGAAGGCAAAGGGGAAGCAGTAAGCGATTCATATCCGTATACATAAAAGAAGATGGAAGCCCTATAATAGCGTTCTTTCCTATCAATCTGTAATTTCGTGCGAGAAATTCGGCTGCCACTGAAAATAAAAGAGACAAAGTTGTATTCTGCATCACGCGTGGTAAAGCACCAACAGCATGGTACGCCAGGGGTGGGCCGGCGCAAATTTTATTGTAGATGGAATTATTGATTGAAGCGTCATGATTATACGCACAAAAGCGCACGGCCGGGCCGGCCTCATTGGCAATCCTTCAGATGGATATTTTGGCAAAACGATTTCGTTTATCGTTCGGAATTTTGCAGCAGAGGTCATGTGCTACGAGTCGCCGCATGTGTCCATTGTACCAGGGCATCGTGATCACCTGGTTTATACAAGCCGGCGCGCCCTGGTCGACGATGTAAGTCTGAATGGCTATTATGGCGGCATACGGCTGGTAAAAGCGGCGATTAAAGCCTTTAGTGATTATTGTGACCGCGCCGGCATCGGACTCGACGACCGCAATTTCACGTTGGAATACAAAACCAATGTGCCGGTTCGGGTAGGGCTTGCCGGCTCGAGTGCCATTATCACTGCTACGATGCGCGCCCTGATGGCGTTTTACGGAGTGGAGATTGTGAAGCCCCAGCTGCCCAATCTTATCCTGAGCGTAGAGGTGAAAGAACTGGGTATCGGCGCAGGACTGCAAGACCGGGTTGTACAGGTTTACGAAGGGACTGTGTTCATGGACTTTGACAAGGCGTTGCTGGATACACGAGGATATGGCACCTACCTGGAGGTAGACACGCGGAAGTTGCCACCCCTGTTTGTTGCCTTCCATGACAACCTTTCTGAAGGCACAGAAATCTACCACAATAATCTGCGAAGCCGGTTCGACCGCGGCGAAAAAGAAGTAGTGGACGGCATCAAAACCTTTGCCTCCTTTGCACAGGAAGCTTACGATCTGATCGAAGCCGGTAAGGGACTGGACATTGGACCCCTTATGGATGCAAACTTTGACTTGCGGGCCTCATTGAGCAAAATCAGTGATGGCAACATGCGCCTGGTGAAAGCAGGGCGGAAGTTTGATGCCAATGTTAAGTTTGCAGGCTCGGGTGGTGCGGTTGTGGGCATGTACGACGGCGATCCGGAACGGCTGAAGAAAATCAAACAAGCGTATGAATCGTTGGGGGCACAGTTGTTGATTCCCAACATATTGCCCGAATCAGCGGGCTAACCAGAGTTAGTAGCGAGCATATGAAACGTGTGACCAAAGCGATCATCCCGGCTGCGGGTATGGGGACCCGGTTTTTGCCGGCGACCAAGTCGATGCCCAAAGAGATGTTGCCCATCATCGATAAGCCTGTACTGCAGTACGTGATCGAAGAAGCCATTGAAAGTGGCATTGAAGATATCTTGATTATCACAGGTCGTGGCAAACGCGCAATCGAAAATCATCTCGATTATGCCCCGGAGCTGGAGGGCTTTCTGCGCGAAGCTGGCAAAGATCACCTGATCAATACGGTGCACGACATAGCAGATAAAGCGCGGATTTTCTACATCCGACAAAAAGTACAGCGTGGCCTTGGTGATGCCATTCGGATTGGTCGCAGGCATATCGCCAATGAACCGTTTGCAGTACTGTTGGGTGATACCATCATCAATCCCGAAGCAGGGAGTCCGCCGGGATTGAAGCAGCTGGTTGATGTGTATGAAAAGAAGCAGGCAAGCGTGGTTGCCGTGCACCGCGTACCCGAAGAGTGGGTAAGCCGCTACGGCGTGGTCGCCGGCACGGCAGATGAAAAGCTTGAAAACGTGTACAGACTCTCACATCTCGTTGAAAAGCCGGCGCCGCAAGAAGCACCTAGCAACCTCGCCATCGCCGGTCGATACGTTTTCTCGCCCGAAATCTTTGCCTGCATCGACGAAACAACCGAAGGCGTCGGCGGCGAAATCCAGTTAACGGACGCCATGAACATGCTCGCCCGCACTGAACCCATGTACGCGCTGCACTGGCAAGCCCGCCGCTACGACATTGGCAACCGCGTAGAATATGCCAAATGCTTCATAGATTACGCAATGAGACGCGAAGACACCCGCGACGCGGTACGGGCACATTTGAAGGCGGAGTGGGGGATTTAGGGAGGTTTGAATATCGAATATCGAACAAGGAATTTTGAATGTCGAAGGGATATCTTCCATCGAAAATCGAAAATCGAAAATCGAAAATCGGCACTCAATTCAGCCCTGTATCCTTTCGCCGATAGCTGACGTATAACACCATCCTGTATTCAAGCACAAACCATTCAACTTTGATGACACGACACATCGCGCAGCTTCTGCTGCTTTGCGTGCTGCCCTTGTTTGCCGCATGTCAGGAAGAACCACATCCAGCTGATAGTTATCCGGAGCCGTTTAGCGGCCAGGTACTGCAGGGTGACTCCCTGATTTCACCCGTGCCTCAACGGATCTCGCAGCGCACATTTGAAGATTCTACTACCGTTGTGCTACGTCAATACACCGTATTTCCTGATTCAGCTTCGTCAGGTACGCCTCCCGAGCGTATGATGAAAATGCCAATCGCAGCCGGCCTCGATTCGCGTGAAGAGACGCTGTATGTGATGGACACCGAGTCGTTGCTGATCAACAAATACGACGTAGCCAGCGCGGAACTTACCGATGTGATTACGTCTGCCAAAGACGCACACGAGCCTAGTAACTACGGTGCCGGCCTTCGCATGATTTCTGATGAAGAAATGTGGCTTTATGGGGTCAAAAAGGCCCGTATAACGCAGATGTCGACGACGGGCGATCTGGGCCGTGACATCAAATTTAAATCAGGTGAACACCATGCCGTCAGTACTTCCGGAAACTACGTGGTGCGGCGAATAAATGACGATATCGAATTATTCCACACCTATACATCTAAAGACAAGGCACAGGCTTCATTTGGGATTCTCTCATCCGAAAAAATTGAACTGAATGGCGAGTCTTTTAAAGGCCATGGCATGGGGTTCATGGGGTCCGTGATTTCTGATGGGACCGACAGTTTTGTATACGCAGCCCAATTTGGCGGTGTATTGCTACGATATAAAATGGACGGTTCGCTGCAGTATTTTCGGGAAGCCATCAAGCCAGGTTCTTTTCCCGGTTTGGCAGCATACA is drawn from Bacteroidota bacterium and contains these coding sequences:
- a CDS encoding GHMP kinase; the encoded protein is MIIRTKAHGRAGLIGNPSDGYFGKTISFIVRNFAAEVMCYESPHVSIVPGHRDHLVYTSRRALVDDVSLNGYYGGIRLVKAAIKAFSDYCDRAGIGLDDRNFTLEYKTNVPVRVGLAGSSAIITATMRALMAFYGVEIVKPQLPNLILSVEVKELGIGAGLQDRVVQVYEGTVFMDFDKALLDTRGYGTYLEVDTRKLPPLFVAFHDNLSEGTEIYHNNLRSRFDRGEKEVVDGIKTFASFAQEAYDLIEAGKGLDIGPLMDANFDLRASLSKISDGNMRLVKAGRKFDANVKFAGSGGAVVGMYDGDPERLKKIKQAYESLGAQLLIPNILPESAG
- the galU gene encoding UTP--glucose-1-phosphate uridylyltransferase GalU; this translates as MKRVTKAIIPAAGMGTRFLPATKSMPKEMLPIIDKPVLQYVIEEAIESGIEDILIITGRGKRAIENHLDYAPELEGFLREAGKDHLINTVHDIADKARIFYIRQKVQRGLGDAIRIGRRHIANEPFAVLLGDTIINPEAGSPPGLKQLVDVYEKKQASVVAVHRVPEEWVSRYGVVAGTADEKLENVYRLSHLVEKPAPQEAPSNLAIAGRYVFSPEIFACIDETTEGVGGEIQLTDAMNMLARTEPMYALHWQARRYDIGNRVEYAKCFIDYAMRREDTRDAVRAHLKAEWGI